GAAGCCGCTTGCAGGCCGGCGAACAGCGCGTTTCGGTCGGTCAGATCCGGTGTAATCAGATATCGGGGCGGAAGGCGGGCAGCGGTGACAATGGGCGCGTTGGCTTCCGGGAACGCATATTCATCCAGGTCATCAGCAGCCACCCAGCGAATGGGCTGGCCCTCCGCACCATGAGCGACGCCCTCGAACTCATCAACCTGCCAGACATCGAGACGGATGGATTTGTCAGGGTAGTCGTGGTGGATATCAAGCAAAGGGCGGGCGCGGGCGACCGTGATGCCTAACTCTTCGCGCAGCTCGCGCGCCAGCGCGACGTTGCGCTGTTCGCCAGGCTCGAGCTTGCCGCCGGGAAACTCCCATAACCCGCCCTGGTGAGCATGGTCTGGCCGTTTGGCAATCAGAATACGGCCGGCAGGATCGCGAATGACCGCAGCCATGACGTGGATGCGGCGCATCGAGTTAGCGTTCCGGCAGGTCGTCGGAGTAGATATCTTGCTCGAGTTCTTCCCCTGGAATGGCATGTTCTTCAGATGCCCAGGCGCCCAGGTCAATCAGCCGGCAACGGGGTGAGCAGAACGGCCGGTCGGGAGAGCTGGCGCTCCACACGACCGGCGCCTTGCAGGTAGGGCATTCGACGGTCAGGGTCATAACGTGTCTCCGGATAGCATGGCTAGGTATCGATCATGCAACGCGTCTACCTGAGCATGCAACGCGGCCAGGTCACCATCATTCACGAGGACATCGTGCGCCTGGCGCAACCGATCATCCCGGCTAGCTTGTGCCTCCATGATGGCTCGGACCTGGTCGAGCGGAACCTGATCTCGCGCAGCCGTACGGGCGAGCTGAATAGATTCCGGCACGTCGACCACGATGACACGCTCGGTCATGCGGTGTTGTCCAGATTCGATAAGCAGAGGCGATACGAGCAAGGCATAGGGCGATTCGGCGGAGGCGAGATCGTTCACGACCTCCTCGCGAATCAGCGGATGCAGCAGCTCTTCCAGCCACAGGCGTTGCGTCGGGTCACGAAACACCACCTCGCGTAACGCGGGGCGGTTGAGCGAGCCGTTGTCGAGCAAGACATCATCGCCGAACCGGTCGACGATACGAGCCAGCGCAGGCCGGCCTGGCTCGACTACTACTCGGGATTTCATGTCGGCGTCGACGACGTGAACGCCGTGCGCCTCGGCGAAGCGGTCGGCAGCAGCGCTCTTGCCGCTACCGATACCGCCGGTGAGACCTATGATCATTAGAATCCGGCAAATTGTAGATACTGGCTGGTGATTGTCTCACCCCAGATCAACGCAATCCAGCCGGCAATGGCGAGGTAAGGACCAAAAGGAAGCGGCGTGGCATTCGAGTCGCCACGGCTCTTGAGAATGATGATGCCGAGAATAGCGCCAACCAGTGACGACAGCAGAATGGTGAGTGGCAACACCTGCCAGCCGCCCCAGGCGCCGATCATCGCCAGCAGCTTGAAGTCACCGTAACCCATCCCTTCCTTGCCGGTCACCAGCTTGAACAGCCAGTACACGGACCATAGGCTGAGATAACCAAACACCGCGCCGGCGAGCGCCGTGTTCAGATCAGTGAATAACCCGAAGCTGCTCACGATCAGTCCCAGCCAAAGCATCGGCAGAACGATCGCGTCTGGCAGCAGCTGAGTATCCGCATCGATCAGGCTGAGGGTGACCAGCGCCCAGGTCAGCAGCAGCATCGACCCAGCTTGCCAGGTAAAACCGAACTGCCACGCCACGACCATCGACAACGCGGCAGTCAACAACTCGACCAGCGGATAACGAGGGCTGATCCCCATCTTGCAACTGCCGCAACGCCCACCGAGCGCCAGGTAGCTTACAACCGGCACGTTCTGCCATGCCTTGATCTCGGCCTGGCACTTCGGGCAGTGGGAATGGGGTAGAACGAGATTGTAAGTCGGCTCGCTGGGGTGGTCGGTTTCCGGCTCGAGAATTTCCCGAGCCTGCTGGCGCCATTCGCGCTCCATCATCCGAGGGAGGCGATGGATAACCACGTTGAGGAAGCTGCCGACAATCAGGCCGAACAGGCCAGCGAGCAAAATAAAGGCCAGCGCATTGCTGGCCAAGTATTCGAGGAGTCCCATGGGTTAAACGACAGCGCCCAGCTGGAAGATTGGGAGATACATGGCAATGATCAAGCCGCCGATCAGTACGCCCAGCACAGCCATGATCATAGGTTCCATGAGGGTGGTGAGGTTATCCACCGCATTATCCACTTCCGCTTCGTAATAATCAGCGACCTTCTCCAGCATGCCGTCCAGGTTGCCCGACTCTTCACCGATCCCAGCCATCTGTACCGCAAGCGACGGAAAAACGTTTGTGGTGCGCATTGAAAAGTTTAGCTGGGAGCCTGCAGAAACATCGTCCTTGATTTTCAATACCGCGTTGTAAAAAACTACGTTGCCGGCGGCACCGGCTACAGAGTCTAGGGCGGATACGAGGGGTACGCCTGCTGCGAACGTCGTTGACAAGGTGCGTGCGTAGCGCGCCACTGCAGCTTTATAGACGATATCGCCTACAATCGGAGCTTTCAGCAACATCCGGTCCTGGGAATCCCGAAATTTTTTAGAACGGAGATGCGCGTGTCGGTAGGAGTAACCAATAACAATAAAACTGATCAGGATGATAAACCACCAAGATTGCAGCCACTCTGATAGCGCTATTACCATGAGCGTGAAGCCTGGGAGGTCTGCTCCGAAACTTGAAAAGACCGTTTTAAACTGAGGCACCACCTTTAGCAGCAGGATCGCAGTGACAATCACAGCCACAACTACCACCGCGATCGGATAAGTCATCGCCTTTTTAATTTTTGCCTTCAGGGCCTCGGTCTTTTCCTTGTACGTCGCGATCCGGTCGAGAAGCGATTCCAGGCGGCCCGATTGCTCTCCCGACTCTACGAGATTGCAAAACAATTCATCGAAGTGTTTAGGGTGTTTTCTAAGCGAGTCCGCAAGCGTATTACCTCCGGCCACGTCCGTACGAATCTCGTCCACGAGCTTCCTGAGGTTGGGATTCTCTGCTCCTTCAGAGATGATTTCGAATGCTTGGACAATTGGAACACCCGACGCCATCATAGTTGCCAGCTGACGAGTGAAGAAGGCAACATCGAGCGGTTTCACCGGCTTTGCTCGTTTGGCAAAGAGGGTTGAGGACCGGCTCACTTTCGTGACGAGTATTCCCTGCTTGCGTAGTTGCGCTTTTACAAGCGCAGAGTTCGTACCTTGAATTTCACCTGAAATTTTAGTGCCTTTGCGATCTTTGCCTTCCCATTTGAAGGGGACGGTTTTCTCGGCTTTCGGCTTTCTTGCCGCCGGGGCGGGTTTCCGCTTTAACGCTGCTTGCTGCGCCATGACTTAATCCTTGGTCACTCGATTGACTTCCGCCAGGCTGGTGACGCCCTGTTCGGCCTTCATCAAGGCTGACTGGCGCAAGGTTCGGAAACCTTCCTGCTGGGCTACTTCTGAAATCTGTATGGAATTGCCGTCTTCCATGATGATGCGTTGCATGGCCGGGGTGATTCGCACCACCTCGTAAATACCAACACGTCCTTTATAACCGTCTTTACAATTTTCGCAACCAACCGGTTCGTAAATTGTCAACCCTGCAGCAATTTGGGCCTGAGTGAAACCTTCCTCGGTCAAAACGTCGCGCGGCAGGTCCGCCGATTTTTTGCACGTTTTACACAAACGTCGAGCAAGACGCTGGGCAATTATGAGATTCACAGAAGTCGCGATGTTGAACGCAGGCACCCCCATGTTGCGTAGGCGAGTCAGGGTTTCGGCGGCGCTGTTGGTGTGCAGCGTGGACATCACCATGTGGCCCGTCTGGGCAGCCTTGATGGCGATCTCGGCGGTTTCCAAGTCGCGTATCTCGCCCACCATGATCACGTCCGGATCCTGACGCAGGAATGCGCG
The nucleotide sequence above comes from Halopseudomonas xinjiangensis. Encoded proteins:
- the coaE gene encoding dephospho-CoA kinase (Dephospho-CoA kinase (CoaE) performs the final step in coenzyme A biosynthesis.) — its product is MIIGLTGGIGSGKSAAADRFAEAHGVHVVDADMKSRVVVEPGRPALARIVDRFGDDVLLDNGSLNRPALREVVFRDPTQRLWLEELLHPLIREEVVNDLASAESPYALLVSPLLIESGQHRMTERVIVVDVPESIQLARTAARDQVPLDQVRAIMEAQASRDDRLRQAHDVLVNDGDLAALHAQVDALHDRYLAMLSGDTL
- a CDS encoding type II secretion system F family protein codes for the protein MAQQAALKRKPAPAARKPKAEKTVPFKWEGKDRKGTKISGEIQGTNSALVKAQLRKQGILVTKVSRSSTLFAKRAKPVKPLDVAFFTRQLATMMASGVPIVQAFEIISEGAENPNLRKLVDEIRTDVAGGNTLADSLRKHPKHFDELFCNLVESGEQSGRLESLLDRIATYKEKTEALKAKIKKAMTYPIAVVVVAVIVTAILLLKVVPQFKTVFSSFGADLPGFTLMVIALSEWLQSWWFIILISFIVIGYSYRHAHLRSKKFRDSQDRMLLKAPIVGDIVYKAAVARYARTLSTTFAAGVPLVSALDSVAGAAGNVVFYNAVLKIKDDVSAGSQLNFSMRTTNVFPSLAVQMAGIGEESGNLDGMLEKVADYYEAEVDNAVDNLTTLMEPMIMAVLGVLIGGLIIAMYLPIFQLGAVV
- a CDS encoding prepilin peptidase, producing the protein MGLLEYLASNALAFILLAGLFGLIVGSFLNVVIHRLPRMMEREWRQQAREILEPETDHPSEPTYNLVLPHSHCPKCQAEIKAWQNVPVVSYLALGGRCGSCKMGISPRYPLVELLTAALSMVVAWQFGFTWQAGSMLLLTWALVTLSLIDADTQLLPDAIVLPMLWLGLIVSSFGLFTDLNTALAGAVFGYLSLWSVYWLFKLVTGKEGMGYGDFKLLAMIGAWGGWQVLPLTILLSSLVGAILGIIILKSRGDSNATPLPFGPYLAIAGWIALIWGETITSQYLQFAGF
- the yacG gene encoding DNA gyrase inhibitor YacG, with the protein product MTLTVECPTCKAPVVWSASSPDRPFCSPRCRLIDLGAWASEEHAIPGEELEQDIYSDDLPER